In the Fibrobacter sp. UWB5 genome, one interval contains:
- a CDS encoding helix-turn-helix transcriptional regulator — MNVEKYLDRTNKTASTLADELGLNASSVTAWKKGKATPSYDICQKLLEIGMGIDELFTPELWEAIKTRHAAEFRGEVVLTPEECALIVRNGLRSLRLKDESSEDQQG; from the coding sequence ATGAACGTTGAAAAATACCTTGACAGAACAAACAAGACGGCCAGCACCCTGGCCGACGAACTGGGACTCAACGCCTCAAGCGTCACCGCTTGGAAGAAAGGCAAGGCGACTCCCAGCTACGACATTTGCCAGAAACTACTGGAAATCGGCATGGGAATCGACGAGCTTTTCACTCCTGAACTTTGGGAGGCGATAAAGACTCGTCACGCTGCGGAGTTTCGGGGCGAGGTTGTGCTGACTCCGGAGGAATGCGCTCTAATCGTACGCAACGGGCTTCGCAGTCTGCGTCTAAAAGATGAAAGTTCTGAAGACCAACAAGGGTAA
- a CDS encoding DEAD/DEAH box helicase — MAKKKESVIETPFYRYLWNFYSKNKGAIRRHYKDLTKKILENANPDNAGAFLRRPQYEAFEMYVFLKEYLDNRSLADIFDDWRYNRGDFCLNATDLHDIEGDLFASRDAASFDGAIKQLRNIQQDYSNYIFSLTMGTGKTILMALCIFYEFLLSNKFPKDNRFCKNALVLAPDTTVLHSLKEIQTFDKSKILGDQYANLLDSFIKFHFLDSDGISLSTADNSTHNLIISTSQKIILKKKHTPDSAAESLFKDSWEANTQNSVNADLYQLDDESELMANQRYTKLTRLPQLGIYVDEAHHIGDESLKGAVDRTSKKSLRLTIDNLAEELKISGSSVVACYNFTGTPYVDNHLMPEVVYEYGLKSAIHNGYLKEVDIFDYDNVKSAEFVSETIRRFVSTHRNKDGEFKRYEGMLPKIAFYAASIEELEKELKPAVENAVTSNGLSIDSILVNVGDDKYTKNDDIREFQLLDSSSSEKQFILLVGKGKEGWNCRSLFAVALFRKPKSTIFVLQATMRCLRSITQEQLRGNVFLSSENKEILANELRDNFRMSVEDLTSKPSQSKPERRIYIREKVPVTVYERVPEFVITELKPGHFRLFDEDFEESKYHKTVGKHSLTNIDSATIRQDVQSEGERHFTELSLVAELSIFLTQHEKDRDDSSKNVARHSPVEIRDLLDKVEEGISVILEKVNYSNDILYDYVIPKLFSKLYEVKYEESEPRPVTRYIVKEPPFENVDESGQRFYRMRFDDDDFVSDESTLYSKYNQISGNKKSFDLSGYGFDSTSERAFFDRNLFNNEKIKHIWFTGMLTNGQSDFYVRYIDPETHSLRSYYPDFLVEMNTGEFYIVEIKGEHLVDTPTTQAKVDYAQQMFKSHKMHYVFIPSKYANMILQEFIEQSAENFGMKSIDAPSSSLNSVFT, encoded by the coding sequence ATGGCTAAGAAAAAAGAGTCTGTAATTGAAACGCCGTTTTACCGTTATCTTTGGAATTTCTATTCAAAGAATAAAGGGGCGATTCGAAGGCACTATAAGGATTTGACTAAGAAAATTCTTGAAAATGCAAATCCCGATAATGCAGGCGCCTTCCTCAGAAGACCTCAATATGAGGCTTTTGAAATGTATGTGTTCCTTAAAGAATATCTTGATAATCGCTCTCTTGCGGATATTTTCGATGATTGGCGTTATAATCGGGGTGATTTCTGCCTCAATGCAACCGATTTGCATGATATTGAAGGAGACCTCTTTGCATCAAGGGATGCAGCATCATTTGATGGAGCTATTAAGCAGTTAAGAAACATTCAGCAGGATTATTCCAACTATATTTTCTCGCTCACTATGGGAACTGGTAAGACCATTCTCATGGCGCTTTGCATCTTTTACGAATTTCTTCTGTCGAATAAATTTCCCAAGGACAATCGCTTTTGCAAAAACGCATTAGTGCTAGCACCTGACACAACTGTTTTGCATTCACTCAAGGAAATTCAAACATTTGACAAGTCAAAAATTTTGGGAGACCAGTATGCAAATCTTCTGGATTCTTTCATAAAGTTCCATTTCCTTGATAGTGACGGAATATCGCTTAGTACAGCGGACAATTCCACCCATAATTTGATTATTTCTACCAGCCAGAAAATCATTCTCAAAAAGAAACATACGCCCGATTCTGCCGCTGAATCTCTGTTCAAGGATTCCTGGGAAGCAAATACTCAAAATAGCGTGAACGCTGATTTATACCAGTTGGACGACGAAAGTGAGCTTATGGCAAATCAGCGTTATACAAAGCTCACACGTTTGCCCCAATTAGGCATCTATGTGGATGAAGCTCACCATATTGGTGATGAATCCTTAAAAGGCGCCGTTGACCGAACGAGCAAAAAGAGCTTGCGATTGACAATCGACAATCTTGCAGAAGAATTGAAGATTTCGGGTTCGAGTGTTGTAGCCTGTTATAACTTTACAGGAACCCCCTATGTAGACAACCATTTGATGCCAGAAGTTGTTTACGAATACGGATTGAAAAGTGCAATCCACAACGGCTATCTAAAGGAAGTTGACATTTTCGATTACGATAATGTCAAGTCTGCGGAATTTGTAAGCGAAACAATAAGGCGTTTCGTTTCGACGCATCGAAATAAGGATGGTGAATTTAAACGCTATGAGGGAATGCTTCCCAAAATAGCGTTTTATGCAGCAAGCATTGAAGAACTTGAAAAGGAACTGAAACCTGCTGTTGAAAATGCCGTCACCAGCAATGGACTATCCATTGATTCTATTTTGGTAAATGTTGGCGATGACAAATATACCAAGAACGACGATATTCGTGAGTTCCAGCTTCTTGACTCATCATCGTCGGAGAAACAGTTCATTCTTCTGGTAGGTAAGGGTAAGGAAGGTTGGAACTGCCGCAGCCTTTTTGCGGTGGCCCTATTCCGCAAGCCCAAAAGCACGATTTTTGTCCTACAAGCGACAATGCGCTGTTTGCGTTCCATAACGCAAGAACAACTGCGTGGAAACGTGTTCCTTTCTTCCGAGAACAAAGAAATTCTCGCAAACGAGTTGCGAGATAATTTCAGAATGTCTGTGGAAGACTTGACTTCAAAACCCTCCCAGTCAAAACCCGAACGCCGCATTTATATTCGCGAAAAAGTCCCTGTGACGGTTTATGAACGGGTGCCAGAATTTGTTATCACAGAATTAAAACCAGGTCATTTCCGTCTTTTTGATGAAGACTTCGAAGAATCGAAGTATCACAAAACAGTGGGAAAACACTCTCTTACGAATATAGACAGTGCTACAATTCGTCAAGATGTTCAATCTGAAGGCGAACGCCACTTTACCGAATTAAGCCTTGTCGCAGAGTTATCCATCTTCTTGACTCAACACGAAAAAGACCGCGATGATTCCTCCAAAAATGTAGCCCGTCATTCTCCTGTAGAAATCCGTGACCTTCTCGATAAGGTTGAAGAAGGAATATCTGTCATCCTGGAAAAGGTAAATTACTCCAATGACATTCTTTACGATTATGTGATTCCGAAGCTATTCTCAAAGCTGTATGAGGTTAAGTACGAGGAAAGCGAACCGCGTCCAGTCACAAGATATATCGTTAAAGAACCCCCGTTTGAGAATGTAGATGAATCTGGTCAAAGATTCTACAGGATGCGCTTTGATGATGATGATTTCGTAAGCGATGAATCCACGCTTTACTCGAAGTACAATCAAATTAGTGGCAATAAGAAAAGTTTCGACCTTTCCGGCTATGGATTTGATTCGACTTCCGAGAGGGCTTTCTTTGACAGAAATCTTTTCAATAACGAGAAGATAAAACATATTTGGTTTACTGGTATGCTGACAAATGGACAGTCGGATTTTTATGTTCGCTACATAGACCCGGAAACACATTCGTTGCGTTCCTATTATCCAGATTTTCTTGTGGAAATGAATACAGGAGAGTTCTACATTGTTGAAATCAAGGGCGAACACCTAGTTGATACACCAACGACTCAGGCGAAGGTGGATTATGCGCAGCAGATGTTCAAATCGCATAAGATGCACTATGTATTTATTCCAAGTAAATATGCAAATATGATTCTGCAAGAATTTATTGAACAAAGTGCAGAAAATTTTGGAATGAAGTCGATTGATGCACCGAGTTCAAGTCTTAATTCTGTATTTACTTAG